A window of Ictidomys tridecemlineatus isolate mIctTri1 chromosome 1, mIctTri1.hap1, whole genome shotgun sequence contains these coding sequences:
- the Bhmt2 gene encoding S-methylmethionine--homocysteine S-methyltransferase BHMT2 produces the protein MAPAGVPRAKKGILERLDDGEVVIGDGSFLITLEKRGYVKVGLWTPEAVVEHPDAVRQLHMEFLRAGSNVMQTFTFSASEDNMESKWEAVNAAACDLAREVADKGDALVAGGICQTSVYKQHKDEGRIKKLFRQQLEVFARKNVDFLIAEYFEHVEEAVWAVEVLKELGKPVAVTMCIGPEGDMHDVTPGECAVKLGKAGANIIGVNCRFGPWTSLQTIKLMKEGLGAEGLKAHLMIQSLGFHTPDCGKGGFVDLPEYPFALEPRVATRWDIQKYAREAYNLGVRYIGGCCGFEPYHIRAIAEELAPERGFLPPASEKHDSWGSGLNMHTKPWIRARARREYWENLLPASGRPFCPSLSKPDI, from the exons ATGGCACCAGCCGGAGTTCCCCGGGCCAAGAAG GGTATTTTAGAACGTCTGGATGATGGGGAGGTTGTGATTGGGGATGGCAGCTTTCTCATAACTCTGGAGAAGAGAGGCTACGTGAAGGTTGGGCTCTGGACTCCAGAAGCAGTGGTAGAACATCCAGATGCAG TTCGTCAGCTTCACATGGAATTCTTGAGAGCAGGCTCGAATGTCATGCAGACCTTCACCTTTTCTGCCAGTGAGGACAATATGGAGAGCAAG TGGGAAGCTGTAAACGCTGCCGCCTGTGACCTCGCCAGGGAAGTGGCTGACAAAGGTGACGCTCTGGTGGCTGGGGGGATCTGCCAAACATCAGTGTACAAACAGCACAAGGACGAAGGTAGAATTAAGAAGCTTTTTCGACAACAGCTAGAGGTTTTTGCCAGGAAAAATGTGGACTTCTTGATTGCAGAG TATTTTGAGCATGTCGAAGAAGCTGTGTGGGCTGTGGAAGTCTTAAAAGAATTGGGGAAACCTGTGGCAGTTACCATGTGCATAGGCCCAGAGGGAGACATGCACGATGTGACACCCGGAGAATGTGCCGTGAAGCTGGGGAAGGCAG GGGCTAACATCATTGGTGTGAACTGCCGATTTGGGCCCTGGACCAGCTTGCAGACGATAAAGCTCATGAAGGAGGGCCTTGGGGCTGAAGGGCTGAAAGCACACTTGATGATACAGTCCCTGGGGTTCCACACACCCGACTGTGGCAAAGGAGGGTTTGTGGATCTCCCAGAATACCCTTTTG CCCTGGAGCCCAGAGTTGCAACCAGATGGGACATTCAAAAATATGCCAGAGAGGCCTACAACCTGGGGGTCAGGTACATCGGTGGGTGCTGTGGATTTGAGCCTTACCACATCAGGGCAATTGCAGAGGAGCTGGCCCCAGAAAGAGGATTTCTGCCACCAGCATCAGAAAAACATGACAGCTGGGGGAGTGGTCTCAATATGCACACCAAACCCTGGATTAGAGCAAG ggCTAGGAGGGAGTATTGGGAGAATCTGCTGCCAGCTTCAGGTCGACCTTTCTGTCCTTCACTATCAAAGccagacatttaa